A genomic region of Streptomyces rimosus contains the following coding sequences:
- a CDS encoding ATP-binding cassette domain-containing protein, translating to MRLDGVGRRYGVRGPWVLRNVSLDLPRRSLVRVEGHNGSGKSTLLRLLAGIDAPSTGRITGRPRTAYVPERFPAALPFTAVGYLTHLGRVHGLRGRTAARRATEWLDRFGAAGHARTPLAELSKGTSQKVAVTQALLAEPDLLVLDEAWTGLDPAARETLDRAVAERVAAGGTVVFVDHDPRRLEGAADARYRVTGDRLDRLPDGAEPGPAETGGLHSPRVIIEAVAPPGATAADLPGRPSATPGPDGTTVRLTVAAAHSDALLRALLAAHPPWHIRTVTPAPPPDENR from the coding sequence ATGAGGCTGGACGGGGTCGGGCGGCGCTACGGAGTGCGCGGCCCATGGGTGCTGCGGAACGTGAGTCTCGACCTGCCGCGGCGCTCCCTGGTGCGCGTGGAGGGGCACAACGGCAGCGGCAAGTCCACGCTGCTGCGGCTGCTGGCCGGGATCGACGCGCCCAGTACGGGCCGTATCACCGGCCGCCCGCGCACCGCGTACGTCCCCGAACGCTTCCCGGCCGCCCTGCCGTTCACCGCCGTCGGCTACCTCACCCACCTCGGCCGGGTGCACGGTCTGCGCGGCCGTACGGCGGCCCGCCGCGCCACGGAATGGCTCGACCGCTTCGGCGCCGCCGGCCACGCCCGTACGCCGCTCGCCGAGCTGTCCAAGGGCACCAGCCAGAAGGTCGCGGTGACGCAGGCCCTGCTCGCCGAGCCGGACCTGCTCGTCCTGGACGAGGCGTGGACGGGCCTGGACCCGGCGGCGCGCGAGACCCTCGACCGGGCCGTGGCGGAGCGCGTCGCGGCGGGCGGCACGGTCGTCTTCGTCGACCACGACCCGCGCCGCCTGGAGGGCGCGGCCGACGCGCGGTACCGGGTCACGGGCGACCGGCTGGACCGGCTGCCGGACGGGGCGGAACCGGGCCCGGCGGAAACCGGCGGCCTCCACAGCCCCCGGGTGATCATCGAGGCGGTGGCACCCCCCGGTGCCACCGCTGCCGACCTCCCGGGCCGCCCCTCCGCCACCCCCGGCCCGGACGGCACGACGGTCCGGCTGACCGTCGCCGCCGCCCACTCCGACGCGCTGCTGCGCGCCCTGCTCGCGGCACATCCGCCCTGGCACATCCGCACCGTCACCCCGGCCCCGCCTCCCGACGAAAACCGGTAA